In Anomaloglossus baeobatrachus isolate aAnoBae1 chromosome 2, aAnoBae1.hap1, whole genome shotgun sequence, the DNA window GCAATGAGACCCTACTGCCTCTTCAAGAGGTCCATGTATTGTTGTGTGGTGTGCTACAGTCAGGTCGTGCTCCCCTGAAGAAGCGGCGAAACAATGGCAGCCAGGAAAAGGAGGCAACTAGAGCAAAGACTCAGGTTGCCCCTATATCTGGATAACCTGGTTATTGTGTATTGGCTACCATCTTGGCAAACAGCATGACCAGCCCACTGGGCAAGTTACTCATTTCCATATTTTCCTAATATTATAATACCCATAAAGTTTAGGAAAAAATGGCCAGGAGCCCTTGAACAATAGGGACCCACAATGGGCACCAGCTAGACTACCATAATTGCCATGGAAGCTACTTGCATGGTAAATATGCTTTTACTACGTAGAGGAACAAGAAGAACCACCACTCGTATTTATAAATGTTTTCCTTTATATTGAAACCTGCCATAGGAAgtacaaaataaaggatttttctccaaaaatatgtgTTTCTGCAGATATGCAAAATACTTAATCATCCGCCATGATGATGATAAAAACATTCAAAGTTGCTTAGTGTTTTGGTCACAAGAGTTTTTGAGAGATCTCAAGTCAAGTCATTTGGTTTCCAAAGATTTCATTGTATTTTAAGGTCAAGTGGCTGCTGTAAAGCACCTTAGAAAAGTCCTCAAGCAGGTCCTTCATATTAGGCTTTAAAATGTTGGGTGACTTTTTGTTTGCagtaaaaacccaaaaatcccgcagCTACGGCAGTGACCAGTAAGACCAGGGCTATGGTAATAATAATGACTATATTGGTGTTCTTCATCTCCTCTTCTTCACAATTGTCGGAATCATTCTGACCTAGAAGAATCTCTActctttctccatcggaattctgacaCATGGTGGCATCCAGACCTACGATGCTCGCCATGTTCCTTCTCACCATATGGGTGATCCAAGAATTTGCACAGCAGCTAAGAGGGTTTCCGTATAAGGAAAGAGTTTTTAAAGTGTTTTCCAAAATGGGGATATTACTTTCCTTCAGATTGCTGAAACTGTTATTACTCAAGTCTAGAGTCTCCAAATGACAATTCTTGTTCCAAGATGGAAGCCACGTCAATTGGTTCCCGGAGAGGTTTAGGTACCTAAGTTGGACTAAAAGAGGCAAATCAACATTCAGCTGGACGAGAGAATTCTCTTCGATGTGAAGAACCTCAAGAGAACTTTCCAATCCCTTCAAGGCATTTGGTTTAATGGAAAGACCAAGGTTCATGGAGATGTCAAGAAAAGTCAATGGCGTGCCGAAAAACGCATATTGCGGTAGAGTTTCCAGCATGTTCTGCCGGAGGTTTAAATATTGTAAAGTCGGGAtgttataaaaaaataaacaagcgTGGGTCCCTGGATTTTTTCTTGCTACTTCCAAGTTCATGCCACACAAGTCAACATTATTGTTTTGAAGGTCAATGGTGGCAATACTGGCAAGATATTGGAAGGTTCTAGATTCTACTACCTGAAGTTGGTTATTTTGTAAGTGAAGGACTTGCAAAGATGGTAACGATCCTATACCTAGTGACATGTTCTGTATCAAATTTTCACTCAAGTCCAGTTCTTCCAAAGAATTCAGCCTAAGTAGGTCTCCAAACTGAAAAGACTGAAGGCAATTTCTGCTCAGGTTGACAAATCTCAGCATCGGCATGGTGGTGAAGATGTCTTCGGTGATGGACTGGATGTTATTGTAACTCAAATCTAGATGGGTTAGTTTTAGTAGGTGAACCATGCTTGCATTCCTCCCACCATCCTCATCCAACCAGCTGTATTCCTTCTGAGATGTCTCCTCTCCGCATCTGATGAAGTTCATGGATAGGTTTAAGAACACAATATGGTTGACATTCGGGAAAACCGGAAAACGTACCAGTTTGTTGTCGCTCAGGTCAACGTATCTCAACTGATATTCTTCGTCAGACTCAGAAGTGTAGAATGATTGGAGACTGTTTTTGCTGAGGTTTAGAGTTTCGAGCTGTCGGAGGTTAAACTGGGAGATGCAGGTGATGGAGTTCATGGCAAGGTTAATTTTTTTGAGATGAACAAGGTGCTCAAAGGAACCTTCTTCGATGTCCATGATGATGTTGTTATGAAGGTCGAGTTCTTCTAGAGATGGAGTGCCCGAAAACATTTCCGGAGAAATCATTGTGATGCTGTTTTCTGACAGAGATAAGAAACGAAGGTGAGGGGCATCTTCTAAAAAGTATCCGATCATATCGGTGTACAAGCTATTCCTAGACAAGTCCAACTTTTGGACGTTGGGTAAGAGACCTACGCCTGGTGAGCCGTAGCTCACAAATCTGTCCAAATAGTTATCAGAAAGATTGATTTCCTTCAAATTGAACATATCGTCAAAGGTATCGGGCTGGATATATTGTATCTTGTTGCTGCTTAGATCAAGGGTCTCCACAAAGGAATAGAGAGTCAGTGGGGTTTTGGTGAGGTTGCGTAGGTCATTCTTAGACATATAGAGTTTATTAATGTTCACAGGAAGCCCCAGTGGAATCTCTTGAAAAGATTTGTTCTGACAGTGTGCCACCGCGTTTATCTGTCAGGGAAGAGGAAATAGAAAAGGTTTAATAAGAGCAACATGATATGAAATTAGATGCAGAAAAGTTTTAGAAAACACTAACAAAATTTAGGCTTTTTGACTTTTTGATTAAGGACATGACTTTAGAGGTTATCAGCTCAACTGAGGAGCTTCTTTATTTCTTAAAGTgggtgtccactactaggacaaccccttctgattccacatgtttcccccaagtAAAATCGTAAAGACTACACTACCCTACCATACCAGCGCCCTACTAGCGATGTCTGGGCTCACGTGGGATTGTAAGGTCAAGCGAGCCACACATTGAATCAGTGTCGGCTTCTGtttccccgccttcggaccaaacaagttaatcaacaggaagtgctcacttcctgttgattgctcgtttggtctgAAGGCGCAGAGAAGGAAGCCGGTGCTAATTGGATGCGGGGCTTGTATGACGTCACAATCACACATGAACGGACACCACTGGAACGGCGtctgtacgggaggtgagtatagtctttattattttacctgggggaaatatgtggaatcagaaggtgttgtcctagtggacaccccctttaaattCATATATTTTGAactaaaataaaagtttttttgaatttattttattaaacattttgcattttgtggctTTTTTCATGCTCTACCCCCACCCCCCGCCACCGCACATTGCTGGTTGCAAAATGAGTTAATTGAGAATCCATTAGCAACCCGACcctcggaccacgcagtggtgtgatccgtgaaacctaccagaaaaacatggatatttaaaataataaacactttcaactcacctttccagagaCGCTTTCTGCAGcccctgctctctgcagcttcctggccggctcatgaatattcatgaatgcagtcagagccgacccggaagtagctgcagagagcagtgGCCGGACACTACAGAGCTGAAATTTGGTgtgcactggtgtgcataccttatctccccatagtgatgttttttaggttttttgcacccagttcagacatagaatggagttccaaacgttattccttaatgttagtagtttttcgtttgtgaaccctccccatacacacctattgccaatccacattatacgcatatatagcctgggtctcagcgtcccatacacggtaagttttttaactgcatgagaggacacacacaagctagggaccccaacgtagagaaatactttggcgtagtgttggggctcttctgcattgatcaattcagtagctaaatttctctttattcatatattcatggcagtaatgcaggttccatttttcacatttcattctaacaaatagctattgaatttttcatgtcagtattcacacagcagtttctgctattccatgtattccccttccatagtcactggtgtgcataccttatctccccatactacaGAGCTGAAGActgcagcaccatggagagcaggaacggggcaggtgagcatacgtccatgtgcaatcacagataacctatcacggattgcacatggacaacccacgtgtgccgtgaaacatggcacacggaggcacatgtgcgtgttttacacgccagtgaagaacgtctgtgtttttcactgacgtgtgaaacgggcctaaaagataGGGAAGAAAAAGGGGAACCCTatctctagggaaggggaagatggtgacccctgataaaaccttccacTGGCCTTTGGCTCCCCTGACATCTCTAGAAAAgtttcacacctatgcgccgagaagaatacctaggccctggctgaccctgaactgagccCTATGTAGTgaccggatgggatgagcactagtcaacaccACTAAGTGCTAAAAAACACACAGGGAAACAAACAGAGGAAAGAAAACAATTTATCTCCAGGATGACATTGGGAGAAGTGCAGAAACATGCAACAATGTCTCCAAGCTGtctgcttgcaatctggacagcataggagtAAACTCTATTACCAAGGGGAAACGCAGGTATATATGAACACAGGGAGTGGGAATAAGGATTAGCAGATGAATTGCCAAGAtgaccgcagggtcctaaaggggaaggagTTAACCCTGACAGAGAAGATAGAATATAATACCAAGGAgcaatttgtgcagccaaacgcagcgaccttctgcagccggacaccacagggttgtctgtcaactgtGATACACCCATGACAGATAACTgggaacttttcttttttttttttcctgaggtCTCTTCTGCTGATTTATGACCACCACAACTTTAATGAGGCCTGTGGTCACAAAACAGCGCTCAGAagttcagaaaaagacagataaaagggTTACAAACTCCCAATCAGAATCAGCTCAATGACAGAATCTCAGTTAACTCAATTTAATATTCTGAAGCCAGCAATGTGCAGGAAAACAAAGTCCCTATGATATTGTGGTGCCAAAGCCGGAACCTTCCCATGATTCATTCATTGATGGAATGTGGCCTCTCTAAGGGGCCCATAGTAGACTCACGTGAAGCCTTTAAAGAGCAACTATTCTTAATtgttttttacagcattttttgcacTTTTAATTGATTTTTAAAGCAACCTAAACAATGGAAAAGGCTGAGAATCCAAAACCTTCTTCCTCCTCCGCAGTGTCCAGGACCTTAGTGTAAGGAGCGCTGCTCTGCATCATACTTCTGCTTTATGTTTTCCCTAAAGGTGATTATTAACAAATTGCCCCCGGAGCGGCTGATTCCCCAGATACGGAGCGCGGCTGGGCTAATCTATCACAGCCCCATCTTCAATACATCGTCCATTTGGCAAATCCACCAAAGGATGGAAGAAAAATCCCCGTGACCGGAGCTGTGGGAGTTTGTGTTAATTGCTGTAGCTGTGGAGAGACATCTGCTTCACATAAGTCCTGCAAACATGGCCGCCGTGCCAGATGGAGTTGCATAATACAATCATGTGTCTCTGGCTGGGTTTACATATGTTCTCATTATATCACGTGTATACATGTTAGTGGTTGCAATGACTATCACATGTATGGATATGACATTTAAAGGGGAAGTCGCAATGTGGAGGACAACGCATGCGGAGGGCCCCTTTACTAGTCTGAAGATGGCGTTACCGGGATTTCAACC includes these proteins:
- the LRRC32 gene encoding transforming growth factor beta activator LRRC32 → MLLYLPLLLIMVNEGSSTYRADEKPPCVISINAVAHCQNKSFQEIPLGLPVNINKLYMSKNDLRNLTKTPLTLYSFVETLDLSSNKIQYIQPDTFDDMFNLKEINLSDNYLDRFVSYGSPGVGLLPNVQKLDLSRNSLYTDMIGYFLEDAPHLRFLSLSENSITMISPEMFSGTPSLEELDLHNNIIMDIEEGSFEHLVHLKKINLAMNSITCISQFNLRQLETLNLSKNSLQSFYTSESDEEYQLRYVDLSDNKLVRFPVFPNVNHIVFLNLSMNFIRCGEETSQKEYSWLDEDGGRNASMVHLLKLTHLDLSYNNIQSITEDIFTTMPMLRFVNLSRNCLQSFQFGDLLRLNSLEELDLSENLIQNMSLGIGSLPSLQVLHLQNNQLQVVESRTFQYLASIATIDLQNNNVDLCGMNLEVARKNPGTHACLFFYNIPTLQYLNLRQNMLETLPQYAFFGTPLTFLDISMNLGLSIKPNALKGLESSLEVLHIEENSLVQLNVDLPLLVQLRYLNLSGNQLTWLPSWNKNCHLETLDLSNNSFSNLKESNIPILENTLKTLSLYGNPLSCCANSWITHMVRRNMASIVGLDATMCQNSDGERVEILLGQNDSDNCEEEEMKNTNIVIIITIALVLLVTAVAAGFLGFYCKQKVTQHFKA